In bacterium, a single window of DNA contains:
- a CDS encoding MBL fold metallo-hydrolase has translation MKAKIESNGAILLGDCLTCDAHFNRPIRVVTHAHLDHILGLEDSINECEQVLMTSQTMDMVKIIRGNKLVNSQKIHCLQYGTPFIYGNEKITLYPAHHIIGSAQVLLNSDSRIVYTGDFRLCSNIIEADTLVIEATYGNPQRRRKFKNEVKSRLIDLIKESLKVGSVYIFGYYGKLQEALEFVHNANIGVPVVVPEKVFKMMQMCEKYGMEFGKYICSTSTEAKGLSQFIGLYHMGARQWVGKDAVKIYLSGWEFKEPVKKESETEFTVAYSDHADFDDLIEYVKLSKPKLVITDNKRVGDAVTLAQEIKKQLGIQAYPMP, from the coding sequence ATACTTCTTGGCGATTGCTTAACTTGTGATGCCCACTTTAATAGACCAATAAGGGTGGTGACACATGCTCACCTTGACCACATACTGGGACTTGAAGACAGTATCAACGAGTGTGAGCAAGTGTTGATGACATCTCAAACAATGGATATGGTTAAAATTATAAGGGGAAATAAACTCGTCAATTCGCAAAAAATACACTGCCTACAGTATGGAACTCCATTTATCTATGGAAATGAAAAAATAACCCTATACCCAGCTCATCATATTATTGGGTCAGCTCAAGTTCTCCTTAACTCTGACTCTCGTATAGTTTATACAGGTGATTTTAGGCTGTGCAGCAATATCATTGAAGCAGATACACTTGTTATTGAAGCAACTTATGGAAACCCACAAAGAAGACGTAAGTTTAAAAATGAAGTCAAATCAAGGCTTATTGATTTAATTAAAGAGTCACTTAAAGTTGGGTCAGTGTATATATTTGGTTATTATGGTAAATTACAAGAAGCGCTCGAATTTGTCCATAATGCAAATATTGGGGTCCCAGTGGTGGTACCAGAAAAGGTGTTTAAAATGATGCAAATGTGTGAGAAGTATGGGATGGAGTTTGGTAAGTATATTTGTTCAACATCTACTGAGGCCAAAGGGCTTTCGCAATTTATTGGCCTTTACCATATGGGGGCAAGACAGTGGGTAGGTAAGGATGCCGTTAAGATTTACTTATCTGGATGGGAATTTAAAGAACCAGTTAAAAAGGAAAGTGAAACCGAATTTACAGTCGCATACTCTGACCATGCAGACTTTGACGACCTTATTGAATATGTTAAATTAAGTAAGCCTAAACTTGTCATAACTGACAATAAGAGAGTAGGTGATGCAGTAACTCTTGCACAAGAGATAAAAAAACAGCTCGGTATCCAAGCTTACCCAATGCCATAA